Proteins encoded together in one Corynebacterium liangguodongii window:
- a CDS encoding MATE family efflux transporter, with protein sequence MSGAAQAEAPLTPRRVLGLALPALGVLAASPLYLLLDTAVVGRTGTADLAALAAGTAVHSTVTVQLTFLSYGTTARSARLNGAGRRRDAVAEGVQATWVAAAVGIALATLVWLFAHPIAAALTAQEATALKAAAWMRVAAAAIPLTLVTMAGNGWMRGVQNTRAPFVFTLCGVIPGAAVLPLFVGRFGLVGSAWANVLGSSVTAALFVGALARAHRGSWAPRWAIIRSQLAMGGDLIVRSASFQVSMLAAATVAGRFGVASLAAHQILLQLWNLLTLVLDSLAIAAQTLTGAALGRGDRDQARGVGELATRYCLAFAGVLAVVFAAFGPAVWMMFTQDPGVIAQLRAPWWMLVAMIVVGGVVFALDGALLGAGDVKFLRTLTIVALLGVYLPVTLASLAFGWGLGGVWAGLAGSLVVRLVGNVHRFRSMKWAECGQRL encoded by the coding sequence ATGAGCGGCGCCGCGCAGGCGGAGGCACCGCTCACTCCGCGCAGGGTCCTAGGGCTCGCCCTGCCCGCGCTCGGGGTGCTCGCGGCGAGCCCGCTCTACCTGCTGCTCGATACCGCCGTCGTGGGACGAACGGGCACGGCGGATCTCGCCGCGCTCGCGGCGGGCACCGCGGTGCACTCGACGGTGACGGTGCAGTTGACGTTCCTGTCCTACGGAACGACGGCCCGCTCGGCGCGGCTCAACGGGGCGGGCCGCCGCCGCGACGCCGTGGCCGAAGGCGTCCAGGCGACGTGGGTCGCGGCGGCGGTGGGGATTGCGCTTGCCACCCTGGTGTGGCTCTTCGCCCACCCTATTGCCGCGGCGCTCACGGCACAGGAGGCAACCGCGCTCAAGGCCGCCGCGTGGATGCGCGTGGCCGCCGCCGCGATCCCTTTGACCTTGGTCACCATGGCCGGAAACGGCTGGATGAGAGGGGTGCAAAACACCCGTGCGCCCTTCGTGTTCACGCTGTGCGGCGTCATCCCCGGCGCGGCGGTCCTGCCGCTTTTTGTCGGGCGCTTTGGTCTGGTGGGCTCTGCCTGGGCGAACGTGCTGGGGTCCTCGGTGACCGCGGCGCTCTTCGTTGGGGCGCTGGCCAGGGCCCACCGTGGCTCGTGGGCCCCGCGGTGGGCGATTATCCGCAGCCAGCTAGCGATGGGAGGGGATCTGATCGTGCGCTCGGCCTCATTCCAGGTCTCCATGCTCGCCGCGGCGACGGTGGCGGGTCGCTTCGGGGTGGCCTCCCTGGCAGCGCACCAGATCCTGTTGCAGCTGTGGAACCTGCTCACCTTGGTGCTCGATTCCTTGGCGATTGCGGCGCAGACCCTCACGGGCGCGGCGCTCGGCCGCGGGGACCGCGACCAGGCGCGGGGAGTAGGTGAGCTGGCTACGCGCTACTGCCTCGCGTTTGCGGGGGTGCTGGCCGTGGTGTTCGCCGCCTTCGGGCCAGCTGTGTGGATGATGTTTACCCAGGATCCTGGCGTCATTGCGCAGCTGCGCGCCCCGTGGTGGATGCTGGTGGCCATGATCGTGGTCGGGGGCGTCGTCTTCGCCCTTGACGGCGCACTGCTCGGGGCGGGGGACGTGAAGTTCCTGCGCACGCTCACCATCGTGGCGCTGCTCGGGGTCTATCTCCCGGTGACTCTGGCCTCGCTGGCCTTCGGGTGGGGGCTCGGCGGGGTGTGGGCGGGCCTCGCGGGGTCGCTGGTGGTGCGCCTGGTTGGCAACGTGCATCGTTTTCGTTCGATGAAATGGGCCGAGTGCGGGCAGCGCCTGTGA
- a CDS encoding DHH family phosphoesterase gives MNTLFPAHTAQFAEVAATIAQARSVAVIAHVSPDADAVGSACALVAGIMKAGGTARAYIGQAHPHAENLSTVPFVDDIVYGHEPPTEELWVTVDCASADRTGAHAPAIAAAPERVVVVDHHASNPGFGATNLIVASESTTAMVRELLAHLQVDLDETIAHCLYAGLVTDTGNFRWGTPRMHVLAAELMACGLDTRQIAMDLMDAITLADMRNTGVVLAGMEERRAAGLDLAVFTIDTELMAQMSQTAIEGVIEYARSALGSDVGVVLKQRGAAEWSVSLRSATVDVAAVASRLGGGGHVPAAGFTGFGSREEVITGILAALS, from the coding sequence ATGAACACACTGTTTCCCGCGCACACCGCGCAATTCGCCGAGGTGGCCGCTACCATCGCACAAGCCCGGTCCGTCGCCGTGATCGCGCACGTATCCCCCGACGCGGACGCGGTGGGCTCGGCCTGCGCCCTGGTCGCGGGGATCATGAAAGCGGGCGGCACCGCCCGCGCCTACATCGGGCAGGCCCACCCGCACGCCGAGAACCTCTCGACGGTGCCTTTTGTCGACGACATCGTCTACGGCCACGAGCCTCCGACGGAGGAGCTGTGGGTCACCGTCGATTGCGCCTCGGCGGATCGCACTGGCGCTCATGCCCCGGCGATCGCCGCCGCGCCGGAGCGCGTCGTGGTGGTCGACCACCACGCTTCCAACCCGGGCTTCGGGGCCACAAACCTTATCGTCGCCTCGGAGTCAACGACCGCGATGGTGCGCGAGCTCCTGGCCCACCTACAGGTAGACCTCGACGAGACGATCGCGCACTGCCTCTACGCCGGGCTGGTGACCGATACCGGCAACTTCCGCTGGGGCACCCCGCGCATGCACGTGCTCGCCGCCGAGCTCATGGCCTGCGGGCTAGATACCCGGCAGATCGCGATGGACCTCATGGATGCCATCACGCTTGCGGATATGCGCAACACCGGGGTTGTGCTCGCCGGCATGGAAGAGCGCCGTGCCGCGGGCCTGGACCTCGCCGTGTTTACCATCGATACCGAGCTGATGGCGCAGATGAGCCAGACCGCCATCGAGGGCGTGATTGAATACGCGCGAAGCGCCCTCGGCAGCGACGTCGGGGTGGTGCTCAAGCAGCGGGGCGCGGCGGAGTGGAGCGTCTCGCTGCGTTCGGCCACGGTCGATGTCGCCGCCGTGGCCTCCCGCCTCGGCGGGGGCGGGCACGTTCCGGCGGCAGGGTTTACCGGCTTCGGCTCGCGCGAGGAGGTCATCACCGGGATCCTCGCCGCGCTGTCATGA
- the rbfA gene encoding 30S ribosome-binding factor RbfA codes for MADNSRAQRLAKQIQTIVASAIEREVKDRRLELVTITDARVTGDLHDATIYYTVRGRRIEDEPDFDQAAEALHRARGQIRKIVGDNLNVRFTPTIAFELDTVPEASARLEELLERARARDAELARLRAGARPAGEDNPYKGGDE; via the coding sequence ATGGCTGACAATTCGCGTGCGCAGCGCCTGGCGAAGCAGATCCAAACGATTGTCGCTTCGGCCATCGAGCGCGAGGTCAAGGATCGTCGCTTAGAGCTGGTCACTATTACCGACGCCCGGGTCACCGGCGACCTGCACGACGCGACGATCTACTACACCGTGCGTGGTCGGCGCATCGAGGACGAGCCGGACTTCGACCAGGCGGCGGAGGCGCTCCACCGCGCCCGCGGGCAGATTCGCAAGATCGTGGGCGATAACCTCAACGTGCGGTTCACCCCGACGATCGCCTTCGAGTTAGATACGGTGCCGGAGGCGTCGGCACGCTTGGAAGAGCTCCTTGAGCGCGCCCGCGCCCGCGACGCGGAGCTCGCCCGCCTGCGCGCGGGCGCACGCCCCGCCGGGGAGGACAACCCCTACAAGGGCGGCGACGAGTAG
- the infB gene encoding translation initiation factor IF-2: MPGKLRVHELAKQLGVTSKELLATLKEQGEFVKTASSTIEAPVVKKMKTYYGAKDGSGSSDAAKPAKPAAPKPGAPKPGQAAKPGAKPGPTKQAQQPQKSQPAPKPGQPAAQAKPAPAPGPKPGARKPAPAPKPGAPAAASQHGQSGQPAPKPGARKPQAPQAGKPSGGESGPTPGAMPRPMPKPGGRPRVANNPFSSNTGGPRPAPRPGGSRGGQGGPGAQSQGGRGGRGGQGADRAGSGQGRPGPRPGGSRPSPADMAAHPSPKQMPSKAATGGRGGRGGQGGGRGRGGQGGPGAPVGGGFRGRGGRRGGTAGAFGRPGGAPGRGRKSKRQKRHEYEEMHAPNVIGGVRLPDGGGKTVRLRQGASLADFAEKIGTDASNLVQALFNLGEMVTATQSVPQETLQLLGAEINYEVQVVSPEDEDRELLESFDLQFGEDEGDDEDLAHRPPVVSVMGHVDHGKTRLLDTIRQANVASGEAGGITQGIGAYQTTVTLDGESRRITFLDTPGHEAFTAMRARGAQSTDLAILVVAADDGVMPQTVEAINHAKAADLPIVVAVNKIDKPEAQPEKIRGQLTEYGLVPEEYGGDTMFVDISARNNEGIDDLLEAVLLTADAALDLRANPDMDAQGVAIESHLDRGRGPVSTVIVQRGTLRVGDSIVVGGNFGRVRRMVDEWGNDVEEAGPSRPVQVQGLNGVPGPGDNLLVVEDDRVARQIAAQRDARKRSAMQARRKKRVSLENLDAALKETSQLNLILKGDNAGAVEALEEALLKIEIDDEVEVNIIDRGVGAVTQTNVVLAAASDAVIVAFNVRAEGKATEEANNEGVEIRYYSVIYQAIEDVESALKGMLKPIYEEREIGSAEIRQIFKASSVGLIAGCMVTDGKVRRNAKCRLVRDGNVIANEATIESLRREKDDVTEVDKGYECGMVLSYPDIQVDDVIQVYEMVEVPRT, translated from the coding sequence GTGCCCGGAAAGCTACGCGTTCACGAGCTGGCAAAACAGCTTGGTGTTACCAGCAAGGAACTGCTCGCAACCCTGAAGGAACAGGGCGAGTTTGTAAAGACAGCATCGTCGACCATCGAGGCACCGGTGGTCAAGAAGATGAAGACATACTACGGGGCGAAGGACGGCTCCGGCTCGTCCGATGCCGCGAAGCCCGCAAAGCCCGCCGCGCCGAAGCCCGGCGCCCCGAAGCCGGGCCAGGCGGCCAAGCCCGGGGCGAAGCCGGGCCCCACGAAGCAGGCCCAGCAGCCCCAGAAGAGCCAGCCGGCGCCTAAGCCCGGCCAGCCCGCCGCGCAGGCGAAGCCCGCGCCTGCCCCCGGCCCGAAGCCGGGTGCGCGCAAGCCTGCCCCGGCCCCGAAGCCGGGCGCACCCGCCGCTGCGTCGCAGCACGGGCAGTCCGGGCAGCCCGCGCCGAAGCCCGGCGCGCGCAAGCCGCAGGCGCCCCAGGCTGGTAAGCCTTCCGGCGGCGAATCCGGCCCGACGCCGGGCGCCATGCCGCGCCCGATGCCGAAGCCGGGCGGACGCCCGCGGGTGGCCAACAACCCGTTCTCGTCGAACACAGGCGGACCGCGCCCCGCGCCGCGCCCGGGCGGAAGCCGGGGCGGCCAAGGTGGGCCGGGTGCGCAGAGCCAAGGCGGTCGTGGTGGCCGCGGCGGCCAGGGCGCGGATCGCGCCGGTTCTGGGCAGGGGCGTCCCGGCCCCCGCCCGGGGGGCTCGCGGCCGTCTCCGGCCGACATGGCTGCACACCCGTCGCCGAAGCAGATGCCCTCGAAGGCCGCGACCGGTGGCCGTGGCGGGCGTGGCGGCCAGGGCGGCGGCCGAGGCCGCGGCGGCCAGGGAGGCCCCGGGGCTCCGGTGGGCGGCGGCTTCCGCGGGCGTGGCGGTCGCCGGGGCGGAACCGCCGGCGCGTTCGGCCGCCCGGGCGGTGCTCCGGGCCGCGGGCGCAAGTCCAAGCGCCAGAAGCGCCACGAGTACGAGGAGATGCACGCGCCGAACGTCATTGGCGGCGTGCGGCTGCCCGATGGCGGCGGCAAGACCGTCCGCCTGCGCCAGGGCGCGTCTCTCGCGGATTTCGCGGAGAAGATCGGCACCGATGCCTCCAACCTGGTCCAGGCGCTGTTCAACCTCGGCGAAATGGTTACCGCGACGCAGTCCGTGCCGCAGGAGACCTTGCAGCTCCTGGGTGCCGAGATCAACTACGAGGTCCAGGTCGTCTCCCCCGAGGACGAGGACCGCGAGCTGCTTGAGTCCTTCGACTTGCAGTTCGGTGAGGACGAGGGCGATGACGAAGATCTCGCCCACCGCCCTCCGGTGGTCTCCGTCATGGGCCACGTCGACCACGGCAAGACCCGCCTGCTGGATACGATCCGCCAGGCGAACGTGGCCTCCGGCGAGGCCGGCGGGATCACGCAGGGCATCGGCGCGTACCAGACAACGGTCACGCTCGACGGCGAGTCGCGCAGGATCACCTTCCTGGATACCCCGGGCCACGAGGCGTTTACCGCCATGCGTGCCCGCGGTGCCCAGTCGACCGACCTTGCGATCCTCGTGGTCGCCGCGGATGATGGCGTGATGCCGCAGACCGTGGAGGCGATCAACCACGCCAAGGCCGCGGATCTGCCGATCGTGGTGGCGGTGAACAAGATCGATAAGCCCGAGGCGCAGCCGGAGAAGATTCGCGGCCAGCTCACCGAGTACGGCCTCGTGCCCGAGGAGTACGGCGGCGACACGATGTTCGTCGACATCTCCGCGCGCAACAACGAGGGTATCGACGACCTCTTGGAGGCCGTGCTGCTCACCGCCGATGCCGCGCTTGATCTGCGTGCGAACCCGGACATGGACGCCCAGGGTGTGGCCATCGAGTCCCACCTCGACCGCGGCCGCGGCCCGGTCTCCACCGTCATTGTGCAGCGCGGTACCCTGCGCGTCGGCGATTCCATCGTCGTCGGCGGCAACTTCGGCCGCGTGCGCCGCATGGTCGACGAGTGGGGCAACGACGTCGAAGAGGCGGGCCCGTCGCGCCCCGTGCAGGTCCAGGGCCTCAACGGCGTGCCCGGGCCGGGCGATAACCTCCTTGTCGTCGAGGACGATCGCGTGGCTCGCCAGATCGCGGCCCAGCGCGACGCGCGCAAGCGTTCGGCGATGCAGGCGCGGCGCAAGAAGCGCGTCTCCCTGGAGAACCTGGATGCCGCCTTGAAGGAGACGAGCCAGCTCAACCTCATCCTCAAGGGCGACAACGCCGGGGCCGTCGAGGCTCTCGAGGAGGCTCTGCTCAAGATCGAGATCGACGACGAGGTCGAGGTCAACATCATCGACCGCGGCGTCGGCGCGGTGACGCAGACCAACGTGGTCCTGGCCGCCGCCTCGGATGCTGTGATCGTTGCCTTCAACGTTCGCGCCGAGGGCAAGGCGACCGAGGAGGCGAACAACGAGGGTGTGGAGATCCGCTACTACTCGGTGATCTACCAGGCCATCGAAGATGTCGAGTCCGCTCTCAAGGGCATGCTCAAGCCCATCTACGAGGAGCGCGAGATCGGTTCCGCGGAGATCCGCCAAATCTTCAAGGCCTCCTCCGTCGGGCTTATCGCTGGCTGCATGGTTACCGACGGCAAGGTGCGTCGCAACGCAAAATGCCGCCTGGTGCGCGACGGAAACGTCATTGCCAACGAGGCGACGATCGAGTCGCTGCGCCGCGAGAAGGACGACGTCACTGAGGTAGACAAGGGCTACGAATGCGGCATGGTGTTGTCCTACCCGGACATCCAGGTCGACGACGTGATCCAGGTCTACGAGATGGTTGAGGTGCCGCGCACCTAA
- a CDS encoding YlxR family protein, protein MPTRTCIATRETKPDAELLRVVADPAAPGRILPDPSRRLPGRGAWITPTLEALELAEKRRAFARALRVSTPVDVGHVRTYLASLANDPTKG, encoded by the coding sequence GTGCCCACCAGGACCTGCATAGCAACCCGGGAGACGAAGCCTGACGCGGAGTTGCTCCGGGTCGTGGCGGACCCGGCGGCGCCGGGGCGGATCCTGCCGGATCCGTCGAGGCGGCTCCCCGGCAGGGGGGCGTGGATTACCCCCACACTGGAGGCGCTAGAGCTCGCGGAGAAGCGGCGGGCGTTCGCTCGCGCGCTCCGCGTGTCCACACCGGTGGACGTAGGTCATGTACGGACGTACCTCGCGAGCCTCGCGAACGACCCAACAAAAGGATAG
- the nusA gene encoding transcription termination factor NusA: MNIDLNALKNISALHGIPVDDLLRTIAEALLASYREYRELPAEAAGEGSEGERARVEIDTDTGDVAVLVSERDEDGAVISERDDTPVNFSRIGAPAVLGAIKRRVRQAEAGRVFSEYSGFEGQVVSGVVQRDAPAEARGLVVVQLGTEADPQDGIVLPAEQIPGEKLSHGDRIKAFVVGVNRGERSVQINLSRTHPELVRGLFALEVPEVADGTVEIVSIAREAGHRSKVAVRATVKGVNAKGACIGPRGARVSNIMSQLGGEKIDIIDYSDDPARYVGNSLAPSKVVRVDVLDREAQSARVIVPDYQLSLAIGKEGQNARLAARLTGWKIDIHSDADPIEAE, encoded by the coding sequence GTGAATATTGATCTCAATGCACTCAAGAACATTTCCGCGCTGCACGGCATCCCCGTCGATGACCTTCTGCGCACCATCGCTGAGGCACTGCTGGCCTCTTACCGCGAGTACCGCGAACTGCCGGCGGAGGCCGCCGGGGAAGGCTCCGAGGGCGAGCGGGCCCGAGTGGAGATCGATACCGACACCGGCGATGTCGCCGTGCTCGTCTCCGAGCGCGACGAAGACGGCGCGGTGATCTCCGAGCGAGACGACACGCCCGTGAACTTCTCCCGCATCGGCGCCCCCGCTGTGCTCGGCGCGATCAAGCGGCGCGTGCGCCAGGCCGAGGCGGGCCGGGTGTTTAGCGAATACTCCGGGTTCGAAGGGCAGGTCGTCTCGGGCGTCGTCCAGCGCGACGCCCCGGCGGAGGCCCGCGGCCTAGTCGTGGTGCAGCTCGGCACAGAGGCCGACCCCCAGGACGGCATCGTGCTGCCCGCCGAGCAGATCCCCGGGGAGAAGCTCAGCCACGGCGACCGCATCAAGGCCTTCGTGGTGGGGGTCAACAGGGGAGAGCGCAGTGTGCAGATCAACCTCTCGCGCACTCACCCCGAGCTCGTCCGCGGGCTCTTCGCCCTAGAGGTGCCCGAGGTCGCCGACGGCACGGTCGAGATCGTCTCCATCGCGCGCGAGGCCGGGCACCGCTCCAAGGTCGCCGTGCGGGCAACGGTCAAGGGCGTCAACGCCAAGGGGGCCTGCATCGGCCCGCGCGGTGCGCGCGTGAGCAACATCATGTCCCAGCTCGGGGGCGAGAAAATCGACATTATTGACTACTCCGACGACCCGGCGCGCTACGTCGGCAACTCGCTGGCGCCGTCCAAGGTCGTGCGTGTTGACGTCTTGGATCGCGAAGCCCAGTCCGCCCGCGTCATCGTGCCCGACTACCAGCTCTCCCTCGCGATAGGTAAGGAAGGCCAAAACGCCCGCCTTGCCGCGCGCCTCACCGGCTGGAAAATAGACATCCACTCCGACGCCGACCCGATCGAGGCCGAGTAG
- the rimP gene encoding ribosome maturation factor RimP, with amino-acid sequence MALPKPEDLRSMIEPLAAAHGMDVENVATVPAGKKSQVVVALDSDERPGLEELEAVSNELGALFDAKEDAGELNFGAGYTLEVTTPGVGLPLTRPRHWRRNRGRRVTIEGEAYRIGALDGAEDNVVLIEVGGKTPRVHVRPVSALAGAVVEVEFTTPPAAEVELAQLTFDTASEDAAN; translated from the coding sequence ATGGCACTTCCCAAACCCGAAGATCTTCGCAGCATGATCGAGCCACTCGCGGCCGCGCACGGCATGGACGTCGAGAACGTGGCCACGGTGCCCGCAGGGAAGAAATCGCAGGTCGTTGTCGCGCTTGACTCGGACGAGCGCCCCGGCCTCGAAGAGCTGGAAGCTGTGAGCAACGAGCTCGGCGCGCTTTTCGACGCCAAAGAAGACGCCGGGGAGCTCAACTTCGGCGCCGGGTACACCCTCGAGGTAACCACCCCCGGCGTCGGCCTGCCCCTCACGCGCCCGCGGCACTGGCGGCGCAACCGCGGCCGCCGTGTCACGATCGAGGGCGAGGCGTACCGCATCGGCGCGCTTGACGGTGCGGAGGACAACGTCGTTCTCATCGAGGTCGGGGGAAAGACGCCGAGGGTGCACGTGCGGCCGGTTTCCGCATTGGCGGGCGCGGTGGTAGAAGTGGAGTTTACGACCCCGCCGGCTGCGGAAGTGGAGCTGGCGCAGCTTACGTTCGACACAGCCAGCGAAGACGCTGCCAACTGA
- a CDS encoding DUF4439 domain-containing protein, producing MKKLLAILPAFLLASCSVMDVVGPRANGEIMALARQASADELSLGGTPASELRKAQADQLAGEALRLCGTSPSGETPSTCNVSYGDTDLPRGAASESELIARLRADTVAAAARVPESSVDLVVAQAVDTVALEPVRLAPPSLDRAPEADVEATREALRGEYALEYGLGLATAWADDSLRQRIDALRKAADERREALVSALAPTGEVPAPAPGYETSAAPSDAASAAAFVEQLRAAQVARLRRLAAEAQGEAWRDAAIGLAAHAQRA from the coding sequence GTGAAGAAGCTGCTCGCCATCCTCCCCGCCTTCCTGCTTGCCTCATGCTCGGTGATGGACGTCGTGGGGCCCCGCGCGAACGGGGAGATCATGGCCTTGGCGCGGCAGGCGAGCGCGGACGAGCTCTCGCTTGGCGGCACCCCGGCGAGCGAGCTTCGCAAAGCCCAGGCCGACCAGCTCGCAGGCGAGGCCCTGCGGCTGTGCGGCACGAGCCCGAGCGGCGAGACGCCGTCGACATGCAACGTGAGCTACGGCGATACGGACCTCCCCCGCGGCGCCGCAAGCGAGAGCGAGCTCATTGCCCGCCTGCGCGCGGATACCGTGGCGGCCGCCGCCCGCGTCCCCGAAAGCTCGGTGGACCTCGTCGTTGCCCAGGCGGTCGACACCGTCGCGCTCGAGCCGGTCCGCCTCGCTCCCCCCTCCCTCGACCGCGCGCCCGAGGCAGATGTCGAAGCCACCCGCGAGGCGCTGCGCGGAGAGTACGCGCTCGAATACGGCCTGGGCCTTGCCACCGCGTGGGCGGATGACTCCTTGCGGCAGCGTATCGACGCCCTCCGCAAGGCCGCCGATGAGCGCCGCGAGGCCTTAGTCTCCGCGCTCGCGCCCACCGGCGAGGTCCCGGCCCCCGCCCCGGGTTACGAAACCTCAGCCGCGCCTTCTGATGCCGCCTCCGCCGCCGCGTTTGTCGAGCAGCTGCGAGCCGCGCAGGTTGCCCGCCTGCGCCGTTTGGCCGCAGAGGCGCAGGGTGAGGCGTGGCGCGATGCGGCAATCGGCCTCGCCGCCCACGCGCAGCGCGCCTAG
- a CDS encoding MMPL family transporter, which translates to MTETLIRRARWVALAICALAAFLISLGPAAAPNSPTAMLPDGFDSTTVAAARAASGDPGAGAAVVLYTGLAPKDLALIKDKAAELGGPMIPNEAGDAAIVPVTVESESLTDNVDVIGSLREAAAVGLPEGAESSVTGPAAIEADLSAVFSGANVTLLAVTASIVAILLVLTYRSPILWILPLLVIGLADRLVATTYTRVLDTFGMQFNESTGGILSVLVFGAGTNYALLLISRYRDELTRTPDRFTAMARAWRPTVATITASAATVVIGVACLLLSHTPSTRALGAAAAFGVAVALFFGAVVLPGILVIPGRWVFWPRRPQLGEEPTHRLFDSAGRLVAARPVAVLAASLGLLGALSLGALGIQTGLTQSDQFIDTPESISAADDLAQAFPQKSATPAIVVSDDPARATAALEQAGLDVMSTGGTELQVSGGDTETIRAALEGTGAKVGGLDAELFDTEQAAEQDRALIFPVVLLLIFGALVVLLRSLVAPLIMTASVLLTNVAALGIGWWVSHHVFGFERFDSATPLYAFVFLVALGIDYTIFLVTRAREDASELGTRRGVLTALSTTGGVITSAGILLAAVFAALGVLPLVVLAQIGIVICLGVLLDTLIVRSLVVPAVVQVLGERFWWPSRPGAARED; encoded by the coding sequence ATGACTGAGACCTTGATCCGCCGCGCCCGCTGGGTAGCGCTCGCGATCTGCGCGCTCGCCGCCTTCCTCATCAGCCTTGGCCCCGCCGCCGCCCCAAACTCGCCGACCGCGATGCTTCCCGATGGCTTCGATTCCACCACCGTCGCCGCGGCCCGCGCCGCCTCAGGAGACCCCGGGGCGGGCGCCGCGGTGGTGCTCTATACGGGCCTAGCACCAAAGGACCTGGCGCTGATTAAGGACAAGGCCGCCGAGCTCGGCGGGCCTATGATCCCGAACGAGGCGGGCGACGCCGCCATCGTGCCCGTCACTGTCGAGTCGGAATCCCTCACCGACAACGTCGACGTGATCGGATCGCTGCGTGAGGCGGCGGCAGTCGGCCTCCCCGAGGGCGCGGAATCGAGCGTGACCGGCCCCGCCGCCATCGAGGCGGACCTCTCAGCGGTGTTCTCCGGGGCCAACGTCACGCTGCTCGCCGTGACCGCCTCCATCGTCGCGATCCTGCTCGTGCTCACCTACCGCTCACCGATCCTGTGGATCCTCCCCTTGCTCGTGATCGGGCTCGCCGACAGGCTCGTGGCCACGACGTATACCCGCGTCCTCGACACCTTTGGCATGCAGTTCAACGAGTCAACCGGCGGGATCCTCTCCGTGCTCGTCTTCGGCGCGGGCACGAACTACGCCCTGTTGCTTATCTCCCGCTACCGCGACGAGCTCACCCGCACGCCCGACCGCTTCACCGCGATGGCGAGGGCGTGGAGGCCGACGGTGGCGACGATCACCGCTTCGGCGGCCACCGTCGTCATTGGTGTGGCCTGCCTGCTGCTCTCCCACACGCCCTCGACACGCGCGCTCGGAGCCGCGGCGGCATTCGGCGTCGCCGTCGCCTTGTTCTTCGGCGCCGTGGTCTTACCCGGCATCCTCGTCATCCCCGGCCGCTGGGTCTTTTGGCCGCGGCGCCCGCAGCTCGGGGAAGAGCCCACGCACCGCCTGTTCGACTCCGCCGGCCGCCTCGTGGCGGCGCGCCCTGTGGCGGTCCTCGCGGCCTCCCTCGGCCTGCTCGGGGCCTTGAGCCTCGGCGCCCTGGGGATTCAGACTGGGCTGACCCAATCTGACCAATTCATCGACACCCCCGAATCCATCTCCGCCGCCGACGATCTGGCGCAGGCCTTCCCGCAGAAGTCGGCCACGCCGGCGATCGTCGTGAGCGACGACCCAGCGCGCGCCACCGCCGCTCTCGAGCAGGCGGGGCTCGACGTCATGAGCACCGGCGGGACAGAGCTCCAGGTCTCCGGGGGCGATACGGAAACCATCCGCGCTGCGCTCGAGGGCACCGGGGCGAAGGTCGGCGGGCTAGACGCAGAGCTCTTCGACACCGAGCAGGCCGCGGAACAGGACCGGGCGCTGATCTTCCCCGTCGTCTTGCTGCTCATCTTCGGCGCACTCGTCGTCCTCCTGCGCTCGCTGGTCGCCCCCCTCATCATGACGGCCTCGGTGCTGCTCACCAACGTCGCAGCGCTCGGGATCGGGTGGTGGGTCTCCCACCACGTCTTCGGCTTCGAGCGCTTCGATTCGGCCACCCCGCTCTACGCCTTCGTCTTCCTCGTCGCCCTCGGCATCGACTACACGATCTTCCTGGTCACCCGCGCCCGCGAAGATGCCTCCGAGCTGGGCACGCGGCGCGGTGTCCTCACCGCGCTCTCGACGACGGGCGGGGTGATCACCTCGGCCGGGATCCTGCTCGCCGCGGTCTTCGCCGCCCTGGGCGTGCTCCCGCTCGTCGTCCTCGCCCAGATCGGCATCGTCATCTGCCTTGGTGTGCTGCTCGATACGCTCATCGTGCGCAGCCTCGTCGTCCCAGCCGTGGTGCAGGTGCTCGGCGAGAGGTTCTGGTGGCCGTCCCGGCCGGGGGCGGCACGGGAGGACTAG